Proteins encoded in a region of the Triticum dicoccoides isolate Atlit2015 ecotype Zavitan chromosome 3A, WEW_v2.0, whole genome shotgun sequence genome:
- the LOC119271219 gene encoding premnaspirodiene oxygenase-like codes for MAAESPAYYWPLLPLLIVVVTVLYLAGVFRSRRRSAGQQRFPPGPWALPVIGHLHHLAGSSVPPHHAMRDLARRHGPLMLLKFCQLPVLVATSPDAAREIMKTHDVAFASRPLSPTMQLFLRGSEGLVFAPYGDGWRQLRKICTLELLSNRRVHSFRAVRAEVLGRLLRSVASAASASASMNLTRGLASFVADSSVQAMIGRLRSDDRDTLFTLLREGFKIVPGMTLPDLFPSSRLAMLLSRVPARIQHRNKRMAAFMDSVIQQHRDKKRSTACNDGGEEHTEDLLDVLLRLQDDMDSQYPLTTENIKLVIIDMISASSETTSTTLVWAMAELLRKPAAMRRAQDEVRRQLDGHRRVTEDGLADLHYLRLVIKETLRLHPPVMLIRECGPRQQVLGFDVPQGAMVLVNAWAMGRDPAHWDSAEEFLPERFENCGAPDFKGTDFEFLPFGAGRRICPGVSFGLVHLELALAALLFHFDWKLPDGMVPEELDMTEEAGLTTRRRAELLVFAVPHIPVPTTDQ; via the exons ATGGCTGCCGAGAGCCCAGCGTACTACTGGCCCCTCCTGCCTCTCCTTATAGTCGTAGTAACCGTGCTCTACCTGGCGGGGGTGTTCCGCAGCCGCAGGAGGTCGGCCGGCCAGCAACGGTTTCCTCCGGGGCCATGGGCGCTGCCGGTGATCGGCCACCTGCACCACCTGGCCGGCTCGTCGGTCCCGCCGCACCACGCCATGCGCGACCTGGCTCGGCGCCACGGCCCGCTCATGCTGCTCAAGTTCTGCCAGCTCCCCGTGCTGGTGGCCACCTCCCCGGACGCGGCGCGCGAGATCATGAAGACCCACGACGTGGCCTTCGCATCGCGGCCCCTCAGCCCGACCATGCAGCTCTTCCTGCGTGGCTCCGAGGGCCTCGTCTTCGCGCCATACGGCGACGGCTGGCGGCAGCTCCGCAAGATCTGCACCCTCGAGCTCCTCAGCAACCGCCGCGTCCACTCCTTCCGCGCTGTCAGAGCGGAGGTGCTTGGACGCCTCCTCCGCTCCGTCGCGTCGGCGGCATCGGCGTCGGCGTCCATGAACTTGACCAGGGGGCTAGCCTCGTTCGTCGCGGACTCCTCGGTGCAAGCCATGATCGGCCGCTTGAGGAGCGACGACCGTGACACTCTGTTTACGCTGCTGCGGGAGGGGTTTAAGATCGTGCCGGGGATGACCCTGCCGGACCTTTTCCCGTCGTCACGGCTCGCCATGCTCCTCAGCCGCGTGCCCGCCAGGATCCAGCACCGCAACAAACGCATGGCCGCCTTCATGGACTCCGTCATCCAGCAGCACCGGGACAAGAAGAGATCAACAGCTTGCAACGACGGCGGAGAGGAACACACGGAGGACTTGCTTGACGTGCTCTTGAGGCTCCAGGACGACATGGACTCCCAGTATCCCCTCACCACGGAGAACATCAAACTGGTCATCATA GACATGATTAGTGCGAGCAGCGAGACCACGTCGACGACGCTGGTGTGGGCAATGGCcgagctgctgcggaagccggcggccATGCGGAGGGCTCAAGACGAGGTCCGCCGGCAGCTCGACGGCCACCGCAGGGTGACGGAGGACGGCCTGGCAGACCTGCACTACCTGCGGCTGGTCATCAAGGAGACGCTCAGGCTGCACCCGCCGGTGATGCTCATCCGGGAGTGCGGCCCGCGGCAGCAGGTGCTCGGCTTCGACGTCCCACAGGGCGCCATGGTGCTGGTCAACGCCTGGGCGATGGGCAGGGACCCGGCCCACTGGGACTCCGCCGAGGAGTTCCTTCCGGAGAGGTTCGAGAACTGCGGCGCGCCGGACTTCAAGGGGACGGACTTCGAGTTCCTGCCGTTCGGCGCCGGCCGGAGGATATGCCCCGGCGTCTCCTTCGGCCTCGTGCACCTCGAGCTCGCCCTCGCGGCGCTGCTCTTCCATTTCGACTGGAAGCTGCCGGACGGGATGGTCCCCGAGGAACTGGACATGACTGAGGAAGCCGGGCTCACCACGCGCCGCCGGGCCGAGCTACTGGTGTTCGCTGTCCCTCATATCCCTGTGCCCACCACAGATCAGTAG